One segment of Pseudoalteromonas rubra DNA contains the following:
- a CDS encoding MipA/OmpV family protein: MKIIKLLSAVLFCLSHQAFADDHSGEPDEDFLEDNGLEWQLSIGAFYADMVLPKLVGADNSPAPPTLRADIKLQYKNFYLVTYSGDFFGGSDIGYQLIQKDEWGLDIIYGSYQLAFTETGYFDTKDPVVKELKGIRDRDPDQSLGMAYYRSVGEYLAVAELVYDVFGDTNGWVFHLEATRNFELRNWDLWLNFGANYYSSNFNNYFYGVTEAEQNDYLTPYEPGSGASAFVQAQLSYPIAEDWEFSAGMSFLVGSSEAKDSPLLESNHARVLFTGVKYVF; this comes from the coding sequence ATGAAAATTATAAAGTTACTTTCTGCTGTGCTGTTTTGCTTGTCACATCAGGCTTTTGCCGATGACCATTCAGGTGAGCCTGATGAAGATTTTCTTGAAGACAATGGACTAGAGTGGCAACTGAGTATCGGTGCTTTCTATGCTGATATGGTACTCCCTAAGTTGGTTGGCGCAGATAACTCTCCGGCGCCACCTACCTTGCGAGCTGACATAAAACTACAATATAAGAACTTTTATCTGGTTACTTACTCTGGAGACTTTTTTGGTGGCTCTGACATTGGGTACCAGTTGATTCAGAAAGACGAGTGGGGGCTGGATATCATCTATGGCAGCTATCAGCTGGCTTTCACAGAGACGGGGTACTTTGACACTAAAGATCCGGTCGTAAAAGAGTTGAAAGGGATCAGGGACAGGGATCCTGATCAATCACTTGGCATGGCCTATTATCGCTCTGTGGGTGAGTATTTGGCCGTGGCTGAACTGGTTTATGATGTATTTGGCGATACTAATGGCTGGGTGTTCCATCTTGAAGCGACGCGTAATTTCGAACTGCGTAATTGGGATTTATGGCTCAACTTTGGCGCAAACTATTACTCCAGTAATTTCAATAACTACTTCTATGGTGTGACAGAGGCTGAGCAGAACGATTACCTGACACCTTATGAGCCGGGAAGTGGGGCATCAGCCTTTGTTCAGGCTCAGCTAAGTTATCCGATTGCTGAGGACTGGGAGTTTAGTGCAGGTATGTCATTTTTGGTTGGCTCCAGTGAAGCTAAAGATAGCCCGCTGCTGGAATCGAATCACGCCAGAGTACTGTTTACTGGAGTGAAATATGTATTTTAG